One Herbaspirillum rubrisubalbicans genomic window carries:
- a CDS encoding LysR family transcriptional regulator: MESKWLEDFVSLAETRSFSRSAELRHVTQPAFSRRIQSLEAWLGSDLIDRTSYPTRLTAAGEVFYEQAVAMLGQINNTRALLRGKRPTAQTTIDFAVPHTLSLTYMPKWLSALESGFGAINTRLIALNVHDAVMTIVEGGCDLLLCYHHPRQPVQLDASRYDMLTMGTETMRPYARCDRNGKPDYVFPGSSKAPLPFLSYTSNAYLGRMVELMMTDTKRPLHLAKHYETDMSESLKMMALEGHGVAFLPESSVVREVRNRQLARADGPTGEWEVEMEIRLYRERPTAQRTGKALVARLWEYLVELDGQRQEKGGRPERSERPRTGAASAAKSASGKSARAAEKRES; encoded by the coding sequence ATGGAAAGCAAATGGCTTGAGGATTTCGTCTCCCTGGCGGAAACGCGCAGTTTCAGTCGTTCGGCGGAGTTGCGGCATGTGACGCAACCGGCCTTCTCGCGACGTATCCAGTCACTGGAAGCCTGGCTGGGTAGCGACCTGATCGACCGCACCTCCTACCCCACGCGCCTGACCGCCGCCGGCGAGGTGTTCTACGAACAGGCCGTGGCCATGCTGGGCCAGATCAACAATACGCGGGCGCTGCTGCGCGGCAAGCGGCCCACGGCCCAGACCACGATCGACTTCGCCGTGCCGCATACGCTCTCGCTGACCTACATGCCCAAGTGGTTGAGCGCGCTGGAATCGGGCTTCGGCGCCATCAATACCCGCCTGATCGCCTTGAACGTGCATGATGCCGTGATGACCATCGTCGAAGGCGGCTGCGACCTGCTGCTGTGCTATCACCATCCGCGCCAGCCGGTGCAACTCGATGCCAGCCGTTACGACATGCTGACCATGGGCACCGAGACCATGCGTCCCTATGCGCGCTGTGACCGCAATGGCAAGCCCGATTATGTGTTCCCGGGCAGTTCCAAGGCGCCCTTGCCCTTCCTCTCCTACACCAGCAATGCCTATCTCGGACGTATGGTGGAGTTGATGATGACCGATACCAAGCGCCCCCTGCACCTGGCCAAGCATTACGAAACCGATATGTCCGAGAGCCTCAAGATGATGGCGCTGGAAGGACATGGCGTGGCCTTCCTGCCGGAATCCTCGGTGGTGCGCGAGGTGCGCAATCGCCAGCTGGCGCGTGCCGATGGACCCACCGGTGAGTGGGAAGTGGAGATGGAAATCCGGCTCTATCGCGAGCGCCCGACCGCGCAACGTACCGGCAAGGCGCTGGTGGCGCGACTGTGGGAATACCTGGTGGAACTGGATGGGCAGCGCCAGGAAAAAGGCGGGCGACCGGAGCGTTCCGAGCGTCCTCGGACGGGCGCTGCCAGTGCGGCCAAGAGCGCCTCGGGCAAGTCCGCGCGAGCTGCCGAAAAACGCGAATCCTGA
- a CDS encoding ABCB family ABC transporter ATP-binding protein/permease, protein MRRYPNSSASPQAPIKRQRGDWEVVRTLLPYLWTYKWRVMLALAFLVGAKLANVGVPLVLKKLVDAMTITPAHPQALLVLPLGLLVAYGALRLATALFTELRELMFARVTQRAVRTIALQVFRHLHALSLRFHLNRQTGGMSRDIERGTRGVSSLVSYTLFSILPTLIEIVLVLAYLATHYDIWFSLITVGALVLYILFTITVTEWRTHFRRSMNELDSHANTRAIDSLLNYETVKYFGNEEFEARRYDEGLQRYERAAVKSQSSLSLLNTGQSAIIALAVTLILWRAIAGVIDGSMTLGDMVLVNAFMIQLYIPLNFLGVLYREIKQSLADMERLFSLLEENREVADRPGAQSLKTHGAELHFEHVDFSYERNRQILFDVDFKVQAGTTTAVVGHSGSGKSTLSRLLYRFYDVDQGAIRIDGQDLRNVTQASLRQAIGIVPQDTVLFNDTIEYNIAYGKPGASREQIVAAAKAAYIHDFIESLPEGYASMVGERGLKLSGGEKQRVAIARTLLKDPAILIFDEATSALDSRAEQAIQQQLEEIARERTTLVIAHRLSTIVNAHQILVMDHGRIVERGTHAGLLLAGGLYAQMWLRQQAGAEEEGGSILPVPPSAAPGIEADAEPSVLMPAQRR, encoded by the coding sequence ATGCGCCGCTATCCCAATTCGTCCGCCTCGCCCCAAGCTCCTATCAAACGCCAGCGCGGCGACTGGGAAGTGGTCAGGACGCTCTTGCCCTATCTATGGACCTACAAGTGGCGCGTGATGCTGGCGCTGGCCTTCCTGGTGGGGGCCAAGCTGGCCAACGTGGGCGTGCCGCTGGTGTTGAAGAAACTGGTGGACGCCATGACCATCACGCCGGCCCATCCGCAGGCGTTGCTGGTGTTGCCGCTGGGCCTGCTGGTGGCCTACGGTGCCTTGCGGCTGGCCACCGCGCTCTTTACCGAATTGCGCGAACTGATGTTTGCCCGCGTCACCCAGCGTGCGGTGCGTACCATTGCGCTCCAGGTGTTTCGCCACCTGCACGCGCTGTCGCTGCGCTTCCATCTGAATCGCCAGACCGGAGGCATGTCGCGCGATATCGAACGCGGCACGCGCGGCGTTTCCTCGCTGGTGTCGTACACGCTCTTTTCGATCCTGCCCACCCTCATCGAAATCGTGCTGGTGCTGGCCTATCTGGCCACGCATTACGACATCTGGTTTTCGCTCATCACGGTCGGTGCGCTGGTGCTCTACATCCTCTTCACCATCACGGTGACCGAGTGGCGCACGCATTTCCGCCGCAGCATGAACGAACTGGATTCGCACGCCAATACCCGCGCCATCGATTCGTTGCTCAACTACGAGACGGTGAAGTATTTCGGCAACGAGGAATTCGAGGCGCGCCGCTATGACGAAGGTCTGCAGCGCTACGAACGCGCGGCGGTGAAATCGCAGAGTTCGCTCTCGCTGCTCAATACCGGGCAGTCGGCCATCATCGCCCTGGCAGTCACGCTCATTCTCTGGCGCGCCATCGCCGGTGTCATCGATGGCAGCATGACCCTGGGCGACATGGTGCTGGTCAATGCCTTCATGATCCAGCTCTACATTCCGTTGAACTTCCTCGGTGTGCTCTATCGTGAAATCAAGCAAAGCCTGGCCGACATGGAACGCCTCTTCTCGCTGCTGGAAGAGAACCGCGAAGTGGCCGATCGTCCCGGTGCGCAGTCGTTGAAGACGCATGGTGCGGAGCTGCATTTCGAGCATGTCGATTTCAGCTACGAGCGCAATCGGCAGATCCTCTTCGACGTCGATTTCAAGGTCCAGGCCGGTACCACCACCGCCGTGGTCGGCCACAGCGGTTCGGGCAAGTCCACGCTGTCGCGCCTGCTCTATCGCTTCTACGATGTCGATCAGGGCGCCATCCGCATCGATGGCCAGGACCTGCGCAATGTCACCCAGGCGTCGCTGCGCCAGGCCATCGGCATCGTGCCGCAGGATACGGTGCTGTTCAACGACACCATCGAATACAACATCGCCTACGGCAAGCCGGGCGCTAGCCGCGAGCAGATCGTGGCGGCGGCCAAGGCAGCCTATATCCACGACTTCATCGAATCGCTGCCCGAGGGTTATGCCAGCATGGTGGGCGAGCGCGGCCTGAAACTGTCGGGCGGCGAAAAGCAGCGCGTGGCCATTGCCCGCACCTTGTTGAAAGACCCGGCCATCCTGATCTTCGACGAAGCCACCTCGGCCCTGGATTCACGCGCCGAGCAGGCGATCCAGCAACAGCTCGAAGAGATCGCCCGCGAACGCACGACACTGGTCATCGCGCATCGTCTATCGACCATCGTCAATGCGCACCAGATCCTGGTGATGGATCATGGTCGCATCGTCGAGCGCGGCACTCATGCGGGGCTGCTGTTGGCCGGTGGTCTGTATGCGCAGATGTGGTTGCGCCAGCAGGCCGGGGCGGAAGAAGAGGGCGGTTCGATCTTGCCGGTGCCGCCATCGGCGGCGCCTGGCATCGAAGCCGATGCCGAACCCAGCGTGCTGATGCCGGCCCAGCGTCGCTAG
- a CDS encoding acyl-CoA thioesterase, translating into MSSTVPQLPPGKAPQLRVMPMPSDANVYGDVFGGWIMAQVDIAGSLPATRRANGRVATIAVNSFLFKNPVFVGDLLSFYADIVKVGNTSITVNVEVYAERNRLQTEIVKVTEATLTYVATDESRKPRPLPPLDPAREAGASPAL; encoded by the coding sequence ATGTCATCCACCGTCCCCCAACTCCCGCCTGGCAAGGCGCCGCAACTGCGGGTCATGCCCATGCCATCGGACGCCAACGTCTATGGCGACGTCTTCGGCGGCTGGATCATGGCCCAGGTGGATATCGCCGGTTCGCTGCCGGCCACGCGCCGGGCCAATGGCCGGGTCGCCACCATTGCGGTCAATTCCTTCCTGTTCAAGAATCCGGTGTTCGTGGGCGACCTGCTGTCCTTCTATGCCGACATCGTCAAGGTCGGCAATACCTCCATCACCGTCAATGTCGAGGTCTATGCCGAGCGCAACCGCTTGCAGACCGAGATCGTCAAGGTCACCGAAGCCACCCTCACCTACGTGGCCACCGACGAAAGCCGCAAGCCGCGTCCGCTGCCGCCGCTGGATCCGGCACGCGAAGCGGGCGCAAGTCCGGCGCTCTAA